The Brassica oleracea var. oleracea cultivar TO1000 unplaced genomic scaffold, BOL UnpScaffold01232, whole genome shotgun sequence genome contains a region encoding:
- the LOC106321111 gene encoding uncharacterized mitochondrial protein AtMg00810-like — translation MIALLVYVDDIIITGSDKEGIIATKEFLKSMFEIKDVGEMKYFLGIEICRSKEGLFMSQRKYTLDLLKGAGAYGGKIGRMPMENGYKVPREGEIEDSKPFQDPKLSRKLVGKLIYLTITRPDICFVVNQVSQHMQIPKEHHWRMVERILMYLNGSPDQGVWMGCNGSTEVVGYCDADWAGDRADRRSTTGYCTFIGGNLVTWKSKK, via the coding sequence ATGATTGCACTCcttgtgtatgttgatgatattaTTATCACAGGAAGTGATAAGGAAGGTATCATAGCAACCAAGGAGTTTCTTAAATCTATGTTTGAGATTAAAGACGTGGGAGAGATGAAATACTTCCTTGGAATTGAGATATGTAGATCCAAGGAAGGTTTGTTCATGTCCCAAAGAAAGTATACACTTGATCTCTTGAAAGGTGCAGGTGCTTATGGAGGCAAGATAGGAAGAATGCCTATGGAGAATGGTTACAAAGTACCAagagagggggagattgaagacagcaAACCATTCCAGGATCCTAAACTCTCTAGAAAACTAGTTGGCAAATTGATCTACCTTACCATCACAAGGCCTGATATTTGCTTTGTTGTGAATCAGGTGAGCCAACACATGCAGATACCTAAGGAGCATCATTGGCGCATGGTAGAGAGGATCTTGATGTATCTAAACGGTTCACCTGATCAAGGAGTATGGATGGGCTGCAATGGAAGCACAGAGGTTGTTGGATactgtgatgctgattgggctggtgatagagCTGACAGGAGATCAACAACCGGCTATTGCacattcattggaggcaacttggtgacttggaagagcaagaagtaA